The following coding sequences lie in one Pontibacter sp. G13 genomic window:
- a CDS encoding ADP-ribosylglycohydrolase family protein, with protein MSIHLMHPSLTFAEYRDKILGGWIGKCAGGILGAPIEGFKRFNQIPISDELFANTFPNDDLDLQILWLDMIRQKGPWVRQGDFAHHWKHHVDFPWNEYGIATFNLHSGLDVPDSGRLHNRYWGESMGSPIRSEIWGMVCPGLPAHAARYAQMDSEVDHAGFSVDAERFLAASAAIAFVESDLRIILNQALAHIPAGKTCHRMIRQVMADFDQYGPEITRGKIKSQWGDADFTSAPMNVAFTILALLQFGDSFESIVQSLHFGHDSDCIVATAAALIGIIHGYEAIPEIWKQRVGNALVVSPEIVGIEVPGTISELADGTADMGIAFLALLEEIHLEGAPNPQHYPKPAYHLVSEVVSSHDLEAAIAPTLNIHIERFGQSGLPPQMVVQSEWFAEVEVPLSGEVSAWTIPLSWRQEKLDALLDGTAKPTNLKYEIHVGSEIHAKGIPHFGSWQMVGPFMADDPALEPMHATYPDHGLASMPSAVYMNHDLADPHREILAPSALVALAEGAGEDVPFGCQVAYPKGFEWDLGAYFYGRGERTIYLQSYLSGAEPTAKWLCIGAAASVQVWLDGRSVYQEEELKRCWPMAHTAELTLTKQRHLVTIRLDFPTDQYGIHLGLKEHAGKHPHQCQWDRNWRFAFPRM; from the coding sequence ATGTCCATTCATCTCATGCACCCATCGCTTACTTTTGCTGAATACCGCGACAAGATCCTCGGAGGCTGGATCGGAAAATGTGCGGGCGGAATCTTGGGCGCTCCCATCGAGGGCTTCAAGCGATTCAACCAAATCCCCATCTCTGACGAACTATTCGCCAACACCTTCCCCAATGATGATCTCGACCTGCAGATCCTCTGGTTGGACATGATCCGCCAAAAAGGACCTTGGGTCCGGCAGGGAGATTTTGCCCATCATTGGAAGCATCACGTGGACTTCCCCTGGAACGAATATGGAATCGCCACTTTCAATCTGCATTCGGGTTTGGATGTGCCGGATTCGGGACGTCTCCACAATCGCTACTGGGGCGAAAGTATGGGATCGCCCATCCGCAGTGAGATCTGGGGGATGGTTTGTCCGGGTCTTCCTGCACATGCCGCTCGATACGCCCAAATGGATAGCGAAGTCGATCATGCGGGTTTTTCGGTAGATGCCGAGCGCTTCCTCGCTGCATCTGCGGCGATCGCATTTGTGGAGTCGGACCTCCGGATCATATTGAATCAGGCCTTGGCACATATCCCCGCGGGAAAGACTTGCCATCGGATGATCCGCCAAGTCATGGCTGATTTTGACCAGTATGGCCCCGAGATTACCCGAGGCAAAATCAAGAGCCAATGGGGAGATGCAGATTTTACCTCTGCACCGATGAATGTCGCCTTTACGATTTTGGCGCTGCTTCAATTTGGCGATTCCTTCGAATCCATCGTCCAATCCCTGCATTTTGGACACGATAGTGATTGTATCGTGGCGACTGCCGCTGCATTGATTGGCATCATCCACGGCTATGAAGCCATCCCGGAGATCTGGAAACAGCGTGTCGGAAATGCCCTCGTCGTCAGCCCAGAGATTGTCGGGATCGAAGTCCCAGGCACCATCTCTGAATTGGCGGATGGTACTGCTGACATGGGTATCGCCTTCCTTGCTTTGCTTGAAGAGATCCACTTGGAAGGAGCGCCTAACCCACAGCACTACCCGAAGCCCGCTTACCATCTCGTCTCCGAAGTGGTTTCCTCCCATGATCTGGAAGCTGCCATTGCTCCGACGCTCAACATCCATATCGAGCGATTTGGGCAATCAGGATTACCGCCCCAAATGGTGGTGCAATCAGAATGGTTTGCCGAGGTTGAGGTCCCCCTTTCTGGCGAAGTCTCAGCATGGACGATCCCCCTTTCTTGGCGACAGGAAAAGCTCGATGCGCTCCTCGACGGCACAGCGAAGCCTACCAACTTGAAATATGAGATTCATGTAGGTTCGGAAATTCATGCCAAGGGAATTCCCCATTTCGGAAGTTGGCAAATGGTGGGTCCATTTATGGCGGATGATCCCGCCCTTGAACCCATGCATGCTACCTATCCAGACCACGGGCTCGCGTCGATGCCGTCGGCTGTTTACATGAATCACGATCTGGCAGATCCCCATCGGGAAATTCTGGCGCCTTCCGCGCTGGTAGCATTGGCAGAAGGAGCAGGAGAGGATGTGCCGTTTGGGTGTCAGGTCGCATATCCAAAGGGATTTGAGTGGGACTTGGGGGCGTATTTCTATGGGCGTGGAGAGCGTACGATTTATCTACAGAGCTATTTGTCAGGAGCAGAGCCTACTGCCAAATGGCTCTGTATTGGGGCCGCAGCTTCCGTACAAGTTTGGTTGGATGGCCGCTCGGTCTATCAGGAGGAGGAACTCAAGCGATGCTGGCCCATGGCCCATACTGCCGAGCTAACCCTGACCAAACAAAGACATCTGGTGACAATCCGTCTGGATTTCCCGACTGATCAATACGGTATCCATCTGGGGCTGAAGGAACATGCGGGCAAGCATCCGCATCAGTGCCAATGGGACCGAAATTGGCGTTTCGCATTTCCTCGAATGTAG